ATGCCCAGGCGCATTGCCGTGTAGAACGCACGTTCGACCTTCCAGCCGTAGCCGGATACGCAGTCCTGCCTGGTGTTGACCGGCTTGTAGGGCAGAAGGACCTTCAGCTGGCGGATACGTTCACGCGATACGCCGACCATCCGGGCAAGCTCCGCTTCGGTGCAGCTCGATGCCTTCTCACCCAGCGCTAGTATCCGGTCGAGCGCTAATGGCGCTTGTCTATTCATACCTCGGGGAAAAAGGGACAGCTTCCGTGTGCCGGTTCTCCGTCAATGTCGGGAAGGACTCAGTCTCCAGCACTCGTGGATTCTAGGACTCGCGGGCGTGGTTGTCAAACCGGGGGGTTCACCCCAAGGGGATACAGACACACGCGGAAAACGGGGACTGAGCCCATCAGCGGGAAGAACAACTCGGGAGGCAATTCTCCAAGCAAGCCGGAGAGCAACGGTCAGAGCTACCTCGGGAGCAACGAGGACGGCAACCGGCGGAGTTACCCGGGCCGCAACGCTCCGACCAACCCGGAAAGGAACCGGTGGAGCAACCCGTAGACTAACCCTGAGAGCAAACCGGAGAGGAACCGGTAGACCAACCCGGCGAATTCCGGTGGAGGTTCATCCGGGAATTGCGGTGGAGATAACCCTCCGAACGATCTACAAAGCAACTCTGTCCGCAACCTCCTCAACGACGTAGGGGATGAGGGATTCGGTTTCGCAGGCTGTGGCCTAACGCCAAATTTCTCAAGCAGATAGCACCGAAATCCGCCCCGGAGTCTCGTATACGAAGGAGTACACAAGACCGCCCAACCTCCAATCAACAACCTGCAATTCAGAACGGCCGACGCCGCTGCACCCGCGCCATTCTACAAAGTTGAGTATTGCCCGCATGCTGCATTACTCTCGATGTGATATCTCGCACTCAGGGCAGCCCGGCCGTGAGCGGTTGGCCGTTGGCGGTCCAACCCCGCCGATTTGACACCACTGCGGGCGAGTCTAGAATCTTGCCACGGACGGGAGTTCCAACGGACAGGTATATATAGTCAGTGGACTTGATGACATCTTGTCCCGGCCGTGCTTGCAAGGAGGAATCATGAGCGGGAGATACTTGACCGTGCTCTGCGTGCTGTTGGCCGGTATGACCGTGCCGCTTGGCTGCAAGAGCCAGGTCATTACCGTGACGGTCCCATCCGGCCCGGAAACCGGGCATCCGTATTCGGTGCTGAGTTACACCAGCTCCGCGACCAGCCCGAGTGGCGACAGCGTGGCCATCCGGTTCGACTGGGGTGACGGCGACACTTCGGCGTGGTCGGGCTGGCTGCCGAGCGGCGGAGCTGCGTCTGACTCGCACTCGTGGTCGGTAGCCGATACTTTTCTTGTCCGTGCCCAGGCCAAGGACGCAGACGGACATAGCTCTGACTGGTCCAATCCGTTGGGCGTCGCCATTGCAGCAACGTGGACCAAGACCTTTGGCGGCACTGCCGATGACGAGGGCTTTGCGGTCGTGCAGGCCGCCGACCACGGCTATGTGGTGGCCGGACACACCTATTCGTATGGCACGGGTGCGGGTGACATCTACGTCATCAAGACCGATGCCGGCGGAAGTCAGGTCTGGAGCAACACCTTCGGCTCCGATGGTTATGACGCCGGCTATGCGGTTGCGGCCACTTCTGATGGATACGTCATCGCCGGAACGAGCTACAACGACGGCATGGGCGCAAGCAACGCTTCTCTCATCAAGGTCGACTCATCGGGTAATAGGGTCTGGGGCAGGAGCTATGGCTTTCTTGGCGCAGACGTCGCCTTTGCGGTCCAACCGACCAGTGACGGCGGGTACATTCTCGCGGGCCAAACCGGGTTCTTCAGCAGCGGGGGAAGCGATGTCTATCTGGTCAAGACCGATGCCGAAGGCAACCAACTGTGGTATAAGAATCTCGGCGGGCCCCACAATGACGTGGGCCGCTCGGTGCATCAGACGGGTGACGGCGGGTACATAATCCTGGGCGAGACCGACACGATTGGTAGTGGTTTGAGCGACATGTATCTGATCAAGACCGATGCGTCCGGCAACCAGGTCTGGGCCAGGACCTTTGGCGGTGGAGGCCATAACCACGGATACTCCGTCCAGATTGCCTCCGACGGAGGTTACATCCTGGCCGGCCAGACCGAGGGAGGAGCCGGCGGTGGTGACGTCTATCTGGTCAAGACCGACGCGTCCGGGAACCAGGTCTGGGCCAAGACCTATGGCGGCAGCCAGACCGACGGAGCCCACTCCATCCAACGGACCGCGGACGGCGGGTACATAATCGCGGGCATGACCGCGTCGTTCGGAGCCGGGATGTTCGATGTCTACCTGCTGAAAATCGACGCGAACGGCGACACCGTGTGGACCAGGACCTATGGCGGTGCCAGCAGCGATGTCGGAGATGCGGTCCAGGTGACTTCCGACGGCGGGTACATAGTCTCGGGCATGACGTCGTCTTACGGCGCCGGCGGCAACGACGTCTGGCTCATCAAGACCGACGCTCAGGGCGAAGTTAAGCCATGAACCGGACGGAACGGCCGGCAGTGGACGACGCGCACTAGGCCGAGGCCGGCCCGGTCGATATGGAGACCCGGGAGTTTCGGAGACTGACCAGACTCATGGGCGCGGCAGGTATCGTTCAGCGTTGCATCGTACATCGTTGTTCGTTCGCCGGAAGGACAGCGGGTAGCGCCGGCAAACGATGAACGCTGTCAGGTCTCTCCCGAACGAACACGGACGGCTGACGGTTGACAGCTTGCGGCTTGCCGTTCGCGGTCCGCATGAGGACGGAATTCGAGTTGCAGAGCGAGGCGTTGCGCGTGTTCGAGCTAGATGCGACTGAACGACGGGACTGAGTTGGTCTACCGAGTCAGGGAGCACCCGCGTGCCCGGCGAGTGCGCCTGGTGGCGTCACTTCACGACGGAATGGTGGTGACCGTTCCGCGCGGGTTCGACCGGAGTCGGATTCCGGAAATCCTCGAGCAGAAGCGCACCTGGATCGAACGGGCGCTGCGCCGATTCCCCATGAGGCCGGAACCCTATCGCCCGCCGTTGCAGATTGCGCTTCTGGCCGTAGGTGAAGAGTGGGTCGTCGAGTATGAAACCGGAGAACCCGGGCGCGTGACGTTGGTCAAACGCGGGGACCGGACGCTGCACGTGTCCGGCGCCATCGACCGCTCGAACGCGGTACGGCGAGTGCTGGAGCTATGGTTGACGAGTCAGGCACGCCGGCACCTGGTTCCATGGTTGGGCCGAACGGCCGGCGAACTGGGGTTCGCGCTGAGCGGCGTCTCCGTACGCACGCAACGGACCCGATGGGCGAGTTGCTCGCACCGCGGGACAATCAGCCTGAATGCACGGCTGCTCCTGGTTCCTCCGGACCTGGTGCGCTACGTGTTTGTCCACGAGCTGGTGCATACGCGCCATCCGAACCACTCACGCGAGTTCTGGCAGGCAGTAGCGGTTCACGTTCCGGACTACCGCGACAAGACCAAAGAACTGAGACGCCTCTGGCGTACGCTTCAAGTCTGAGGGGCGGCGGCGGGTGCGGATGACGCGAGCCTGTCGCTGGGAGCCGGATTGCGACGAGCACCGCCGCAGTCTCACTGTCAGACGGCGGCGACTGTCGGCTTACAGCTTGCGGCTCAGGGCT
The genomic region above belongs to bacterium and contains:
- a CDS encoding SprT family zinc-dependent metalloprotease, coding for MRLNDGTELVYRVREHPRARRVRLVASLHDGMVVTVPRGFDRSRIPEILEQKRTWIERALRRFPMRPEPYRPPLQIALLAVGEEWVVEYETGEPGRVTLVKRGDRTLHVSGAIDRSNAVRRVLELWLTSQARRHLVPWLGRTAGELGFALSGVSVRTQRTRWASCSHRGTISLNARLLLVPPDLVRYVFVHELVHTRHPNHSREFWQAVAVHVPDYRDKTKELRRLWRTLQV